From Chlamydiifrater volucris, one genomic window encodes:
- the uppS gene encoding polyprenyl diphosphate synthase yields the protein MPYAENPKKSQIIASLISRLRRKSIPKHVAIIMDGNRRWSWLNSPDLAKEGIFEGHQKGAEVLLDLIPIVKALGIETLTLYAFSTENRNRPPKEVSQIFSLVCRCIDEKKSWMKEQGIRFKCIGNLEGLPEEVREKIIDISEETKNQEYLRLALALNYGAKDELVRAFKKIHRDLLANKIALQDLSETLVSSYLDTAEFGNPDLLIRTGGEMRVSNFLLWQIAYTELYMTKVLWPNFGALDFIKAIWAFQKRSRRGGL from the coding sequence ATGCCATACGCTGAGAACCCCAAAAAGTCTCAAATCATTGCTTCTCTCATTTCTCGCTTACGCAGAAAGAGCATCCCTAAGCACGTCGCAATTATTATGGACGGCAACAGGCGCTGGAGTTGGTTGAATTCTCCAGATTTAGCCAAAGAGGGTATCTTCGAAGGTCACCAAAAAGGTGCTGAGGTTCTTTTGGATTTGATACCCATCGTTAAAGCATTAGGCATAGAAACATTAACGCTTTATGCATTCTCTACAGAAAATCGCAACCGCCCTCCCAAAGAAGTTTCTCAAATTTTTTCTCTTGTTTGTCGCTGTATCGATGAAAAAAAATCATGGATGAAAGAGCAAGGCATCAGGTTTAAGTGTATAGGCAACCTAGAAGGACTTCCGGAAGAGGTACGAGAAAAAATTATCGACATTTCAGAGGAGACCAAAAATCAGGAGTACTTAAGGCTAGCTTTGGCTCTTAACTATGGAGCTAAAGATGAGCTAGTTCGTGCATTTAAAAAAATACATAGAGACCTGCTGGCGAATAAAATTGCCTTACAAGATCTTTCAGAAACTCTTGTCAGCTCTTACCTTGATACTGCAGAGTTTGGAAACCCTGACCTGTTAATTCGAACCGGAGGGGAAATGCGTGTCAGTAATTTCCTTTTGTGGCAAATAGCGTATACAGAGCTTTACATGACTAAAGTCCTTTGGCCCAACTTTGGTGCTCTGGATTTTATCAAAGCCATCTGGGCATTCCAAAAGCGTTCTAGAAGAGGAGGTTTATAG
- the cmk gene encoding (d)CMP kinase — protein sequence MLITIDGPSGTGKSSVARALAEALAFNYCNTGAMYRTLAYAYLETNCPDSSKLLAEKDLFSFSFSPNQPLLSFFKGRLLSPEDLSESKVTKAASDLAKIPEIREFMQKLQREYATLGDCVFEGRDMGSVVFPQAQVKIFLTASPEVRARRRLKDYLPNSVSYEELKAALIARDREDSERKNDPLTIPEGAIVIDSSELTVQEVTQKILQIISREP from the coding sequence ATGCTTATAACCATAGATGGACCGTCAGGAACAGGAAAGAGCTCTGTAGCTAGGGCTTTAGCAGAAGCCCTAGCTTTCAACTATTGCAATACAGGGGCTATGTATAGAACATTAGCCTATGCCTATCTAGAAACGAATTGTCCTGACTCTTCCAAGTTGTTGGCCGAAAAAGATTTGTTTTCTTTTTCATTTTCCCCAAATCAACCTTTGCTGTCTTTCTTCAAAGGGCGCCTATTATCCCCAGAAGATTTGTCTGAGTCTAAGGTTACAAAGGCGGCTTCCGACTTAGCTAAAATTCCTGAAATAAGAGAGTTTATGCAAAAGTTGCAAAGAGAGTATGCGACACTTGGTGACTGTGTTTTCGAAGGTAGAGATATGGGGTCCGTAGTATTCCCTCAAGCACAGGTAAAAATTTTCTTAACAGCATCTCCTGAAGTCCGAGCTCGTCGCCGACTTAAGGATTATCTGCCTAACTCTGTCTCCTACGAGGAATTAAAAGCTGCTTTAATAGCTAGAGATCGAGAGGACTCTGAACGAAAGAATGACCCTTTGACAATTCCCGAGGGAGCCATCGTAATTGATTCTTCTGAGCTTACCGTACAGGAAGTAACTCAAAAAATTCTTCAAATAATCTCAAGAGAACCATAA
- a CDS encoding phosphatidate cytidylyltransferase, producing the protein MSKEKSFGHGDLFQRVVVHSLVLTFLVLLLYTSLSHVGSWTVGLVLSLLGALGTQEYCSMLKKKNKFKPTYHPVLGTFGTLLLSFLVIRWQSSLPAYCRTLPSIYIFTWTLWTLFSFCSPKKSPLTTAGTSVFSVLYVTVPLYLFLKILYGFLSSPQPYLGVWWTSFLIATTKGADIFGYFFGKAFGKRQISPSLSPNKTVAGFLAGCLGSVFIAALFCFQIPPKFVPFVAHPSFLLPFGLILGICGFFGDILESSFKRDADIKDSNKIPSIGGILDNLDSLLLSTPVLYFCLSLTQNGVFGA; encoded by the coding sequence ATGAGTAAGGAGAAAAGTTTTGGACATGGAGATCTTTTTCAGAGAGTGGTCGTCCATTCCTTAGTACTCACTTTCCTAGTTCTCTTGCTTTATACTTCTCTCTCTCATGTAGGGTCGTGGACGGTAGGTTTAGTTCTCTCTCTTTTGGGCGCACTGGGGACCCAGGAGTACTGTTCAATGTTAAAAAAGAAAAACAAGTTTAAGCCTACTTATCACCCTGTCCTAGGAACCTTTGGTACTTTACTTCTCTCTTTCTTGGTAATTCGGTGGCAAAGTTCACTCCCTGCTTACTGTCGGACGCTACCTAGCATTTACATCTTCACTTGGACTTTATGGACTCTGTTCTCTTTTTGCTCTCCAAAAAAATCCCCACTAACAACAGCCGGAACTAGTGTATTTTCCGTTCTTTACGTTACAGTGCCCCTGTATCTTTTTTTAAAAATTCTTTATGGATTTCTTTCCTCTCCCCAGCCCTATTTGGGAGTATGGTGGACAAGCTTCCTAATAGCGACTACAAAAGGTGCAGATATTTTTGGATACTTTTTTGGAAAAGCATTTGGTAAAAGACAAATTTCTCCGAGCCTAAGCCCCAACAAAACTGTTGCTGGGTTCCTAGCTGGATGTCTGGGGTCTGTATTCATTGCAGCTTTGTTTTGCTTCCAAATCCCTCCAAAATTTGTTCCTTTTGTGGCTCATCCAAGTTTTCTGCTCCCTTTTGGATTAATTCTGGGCATTTGTGGGTTCTTTGGTGATATTCTAGAATCTAGTTTTAAACGAGATGCAGACATCAAAGACAGCAATAAAATTCCCTCTATTGGTGGCATCTTAGATAATTTAGACTCTTTACTTCTCTCAACGCCTGTCTTATACTTCTGCCTTTCTCTCACACAAAATGGAGTGTTTGGGGCATAA
- the murA gene encoding UDP-N-acetylglucosamine 1-carboxyvinyltransferase, with product MKTLEVFGGCSLTGTVKVSGAKNSATKLLVASLLSDQKCVLRNIPDIGDVRFTVDLCREVGAKIEWDKRSQVIEIQTPKIVTTNISSCFSKVNRIPVLLIGALLSRTRQQVIVPIVGGDAIGERTVNFHLEGLKCLGAEAFLDKRGYCAHAKEGLVGAHIELPYPSVGATENLIFAAVRASGRTLIKNAALEAEIIDLIMFFQKMGVTITTDNDRTIEIFGSQSFNEVDHTVIPDKIEAASFGMSAVVTDGRIFVQGARHSDMLPFLNGLREIGGGFVVKDDGIEFFRERTLKGGVVVETDVHPGFLTDWQQPFAVLLTQAKGSSVIHETVHENRLKYLSGLRAMGADCELFYQCLSSKDCRYKAGNYPHSAVIRGVTPLQAAEVCIPDLRAGFAYVMAALIAEGEKSIIRGAELLDRGYNQLVANLESLGAKIRVSKNLTKKTQEYAFC from the coding sequence ATGAAAACATTAGAGGTGTTTGGCGGATGTTCTTTAACAGGAACAGTTAAAGTTTCTGGAGCTAAAAACTCTGCAACAAAACTATTGGTTGCATCATTACTGTCTGATCAAAAATGTGTTCTTAGAAACATTCCTGATATTGGAGACGTGCGGTTCACAGTAGACCTGTGTCGTGAAGTGGGGGCCAAGATCGAGTGGGATAAGAGATCTCAGGTTATTGAAATTCAAACTCCCAAGATAGTTACAACTAATATATCCTCATGTTTTTCTAAAGTTAATCGCATTCCGGTTTTGCTTATAGGAGCTTTGTTATCAAGAACAAGGCAGCAAGTCATAGTTCCTATAGTGGGTGGGGATGCCATAGGAGAGCGAACAGTCAACTTTCATTTAGAAGGTCTTAAGTGTCTAGGAGCTGAAGCGTTTCTGGACAAGAGGGGTTATTGTGCGCACGCAAAAGAGGGTTTGGTAGGAGCTCACATAGAGTTGCCATATCCTTCCGTAGGTGCCACTGAAAATTTGATATTTGCTGCTGTAAGGGCTTCTGGCAGAACTTTAATCAAAAATGCTGCTTTGGAGGCAGAAATTATAGATTTGATCATGTTCTTCCAGAAGATGGGAGTAACTATTACCACAGACAATGATAGGACTATAGAAATTTTTGGATCCCAAAGTTTTAACGAGGTAGATCACACAGTGATCCCTGATAAGATTGAGGCTGCATCTTTTGGAATGTCTGCTGTGGTAACTGATGGAAGGATCTTTGTACAAGGAGCTCGTCATTCTGATATGTTACCTTTCCTTAATGGATTAAGAGAAATTGGTGGAGGGTTTGTTGTTAAGGACGATGGTATAGAGTTTTTCCGGGAAAGAACTTTAAAAGGAGGTGTTGTTGTAGAGACGGATGTTCATCCTGGCTTTCTCACGGATTGGCAACAACCCTTTGCTGTATTGTTAACTCAAGCAAAAGGATCTTCTGTAATTCATGAAACCGTTCATGAAAATCGATTAAAGTATTTGTCTGGATTGAGGGCTATGGGTGCTGATTGTGAACTCTTCTATCAGTGCTTAAGTTCCAAGGATTGTCGATATAAGGCGGGTAATTATCCTCATAGTGCAGTCATTCGAGGAGTGACACCTCTGCAAGCAGCAGAAGTATGCATTCCTGATTTAAGGGCCGGCTTTGCTTATGTCATGGCAGCGTTGATAGCTGAAGGAGAAAAAAGTATTATTCGAGGTGCTGAGTTATTGGATCGAGGGTATAATCAGTTAGTGGCAAACTTGGAGTCCTTGGGAGCAAAGATCCGCGTTTCTAAGAATCTCACGAAAAAAACTCAAGAATACGCTTTTTGTTAA
- the tarP gene encoding type III secretion system actin-recruiting effector Tarp, producing MSSPIGNNQGVNVDIPVTPTTTTATGGIGEHSVTTTATGQTSETATTTNTVATGSLEQTGGTGNVTVTSSDGNVSGVTVNGESVKVSTSGSTEATSTADKTESASSSVLFFKEGSGPQRSETLDAINEDLGGPTEAAGGRRDSVSSTTSEGSLDSLYGLRGSEMSDTEAAHQVGPGGLPQNAIPSYDPTSKSSIIEFLKNPNVQGKMQTKAGHYVYVDEARSSFIFVKNGDWSTAESIKVTNGRTKADLTNPKVLEDCIAKFCVGFKELESSWNNVVKPGLESKSGATGDYSHLVLNMKFKTAVAYGPWNTKENSATYTPSAWRRGAELKVNKEIFKDVGGLKPISWQNTQRPTDADFHFDSETPSPQQPQPQPYPPFQMPAININITNTNNNNVGGGDNNTKGSDNVDNSNQTQETTKSEEVVEGKIEEEGSGAEDESPPPPPVGGGRINVNVLPSNELKTLLSHVRQHLDTVYDENGNHHLGSQDLGNVVRTSENGTWVPTVRLPEEGNNTSEVNGPQDPDTDDGGVGGVGGNNDDVQETSSEDDTSKAEGTDETDSSTKASDDSGKGKGVGGDDNGAELLDILSRVRNHLNVVYPGGGHEGPVNVNRNLGEVISEAEAGRADSGTFATGGPGGGNEGFVTATISGGIAKTAQLVRNEATNPSDDGSGKGVSNKKGSPPPVPPKPSNLAARIAKGGTGTGQATATPPQPANTAVKMMGKQFGLQTNTRDLLKEVRGHLDSVYPTGGRGQPRNVGSSLGSVVSRFREETGSGGIVHTETVRTEGQSSAPSTNEQINAQGGAVKALTKMFENASKKDQ from the coding sequence ATGTCATCTCCCATAGGAAATAATCAAGGCGTCAATGTCGATATACCAGTAACTCCAACAACAACAACAGCTACAGGCGGTATTGGCGAACATTCCGTAACAACAACAGCTACAGGACAAACTTCTGAAACAGCAACAACAACAAATACTGTAGCAACAGGATCCTTGGAACAAACCGGGGGAACAGGCAATGTAACCGTCACTTCTTCTGATGGAAATGTTTCAGGAGTGACAGTCAACGGAGAGTCTGTAAAAGTTTCTACGTCCGGTAGCACCGAAGCTACTTCTACAGCCGACAAAACAGAATCAGCATCTAGTTCCGTACTATTCTTTAAAGAAGGCTCTGGGCCACAAAGATCTGAAACCTTAGATGCCATTAACGAAGACCTAGGAGGACCCACAGAGGCTGCCGGAGGACGTCGCGATTCTGTCTCCAGTACAACAAGTGAGGGATCTCTGGATTCCCTATACGGACTCAGGGGATCAGAAATGAGTGATACTGAGGCCGCTCATCAAGTAGGACCAGGAGGACTACCACAAAACGCTATACCCTCCTATGACCCAACCAGCAAGTCCTCCATCATTGAATTTTTAAAAAATCCCAATGTCCAAGGAAAAATGCAAACAAAGGCTGGACACTATGTATACGTAGATGAAGCCAGATCCAGTTTCATTTTCGTAAAAAATGGAGATTGGAGCACTGCCGAATCCATAAAAGTCACTAATGGAAGAACAAAGGCAGATCTTACAAATCCCAAAGTATTGGAAGACTGCATAGCTAAATTCTGTGTTGGATTTAAAGAATTAGAAAGTAGTTGGAATAACGTTGTGAAACCGGGTCTAGAAAGCAAATCCGGAGCCACTGGCGATTATTCCCATTTAGTACTCAATATGAAATTCAAGACGGCTGTTGCTTACGGACCGTGGAATACTAAAGAAAATTCGGCCACCTATACTCCCTCAGCATGGAGACGTGGCGCAGAACTTAAAGTTAATAAAGAAATATTTAAAGATGTTGGTGGATTAAAACCCATTAGCTGGCAAAACACACAACGACCTACGGACGCAGACTTCCACTTCGATTCAGAGACACCATCTCCCCAACAACCTCAGCCTCAACCCTATCCTCCCTTCCAAATGCCCGCTATCAATATCAATATCACTAACACCAATAACAATAATGTTGGTGGTGGAGATAACAATACAAAAGGCAGTGATAATGTCGATAATTCTAATCAAACACAAGAAACAACAAAATCTGAAGAAGTTGTTGAAGGTAAAATAGAAGAAGAAGGAAGCGGTGCAGAAGATGAATCCCCACCACCACCACCAGTAGGAGGAGGAAGAATAAACGTAAACGTGTTGCCTTCTAATGAGTTAAAAACTCTTCTCTCACATGTTCGTCAACATCTTGATACCGTCTACGATGAAAACGGCAATCATCACTTAGGAAGCCAAGATTTAGGTAACGTTGTCAGAACTAGTGAGAACGGAACATGGGTCCCAACAGTAAGACTTCCTGAGGAAGGAAATAATACTTCTGAAGTCAATGGTCCCCAAGATCCCGACACAGATGATGGAGGTGTTGGAGGCGTCGGAGGAAATAATGATGATGTCCAAGAGACTTCTTCTGAAGACGATACATCAAAAGCTGAAGGTACAGATGAAACAGATTCTTCCACAAAAGCCTCCGATGATTCAGGAAAAGGTAAAGGTGTTGGAGGAGACGATAACGGCGCAGAGCTCTTAGATATTTTAAGTAGGGTCCGTAACCACTTGAATGTCGTATATCCCGGAGGCGGTCATGAGGGCCCTGTGAACGTTAACAGAAACTTGGGAGAAGTTATCTCCGAAGCTGAAGCCGGAAGAGCAGATTCTGGAACATTCGCCACAGGAGGTCCTGGAGGTGGAAATGAAGGCTTTGTTACAGCCACAATTTCCGGCGGTATAGCTAAAACAGCCCAGCTGGTAAGAAATGAAGCAACCAATCCAAGCGACGATGGTTCAGGAAAGGGTGTGTCCAACAAAAAGGGTTCCCCACCTCCCGTACCACCAAAACCATCTAACCTTGCAGCAAGAATAGCAAAAGGTGGAACTGGGACTGGTCAAGCAACAGCCACTCCTCCACAGCCTGCCAACACTGCTGTTAAGATGATGGGTAAACAATTTGGATTGCAAACAAACACTAGAGATTTACTAAAAGAAGTCCGAGGGCATCTTGACAGCGTTTATCCAACGGGAGGAAGAGGACAGCCACGAAATGTAGGCTCATCTTTAGGAAGCGTCGTATCCAGATTCAGAGAGGAAACGGGGTCCGGAGGCATCGTACATACGGAAACAGTACGAACTGAAGGACAAAGTAGCGCGCCTTCTACCAACGAACAAATCAACGCTCAAGGAGGAGCGGTAAAGGCCCTCACGAAAATGTTCGAAAACGCTTCTAAAAAGGATCAATAG
- the argS gene encoding arginine--tRNA ligase, producing MTYSFQRLRPWLEQLCSEAFQKAYPELGKIQPEVTLATKEAFGHFQCNEAMKLAKFLKCAPVTIANKVLSHLPKEYFSTIEVAGAGFINFTLSQAFLEESLLHLPSLLTPGSLVEKFQRVIVDYSSPNTAKDMHVGHLRSTIIGDCLAKVYAFLGHEVIKLNHIGDWGTAFGMLIAYIQENNLQDQGDIENLTLLYQKSRARFDEDEDFKSQSRKNVVLLQAGDPKIIKIWENICEASRRAFNKIYSLLDVSIEERGESFYNPFLADVVSDLENKGLVTISDGAKCVFHDNFPIPLMIQKSDGGYSYDTTDIAAMRYRVECDRADKIIIVTDAGQSLHFKLVAATALAANYLSSEKIFTHVGFGLVLDSQGKKFKTRSGESIKLADLLLTAVNKAMAILLERNPQISPEEAQKKAQILGINAVKYADLSCHRISDYVFSFDKMLRFEGNTATFILYAYVRIQGIKRRLQLDKLSSKGRLILKASAEQALAFKLLCFPDVLLKVAEELFPHLLTDYLYDLAEKFNIFFRDCHIEGSEYQESRLHLCLLTEQILSVGMSLLGLRTLDTL from the coding sequence ATGACATATTCTTTTCAAAGGCTGCGACCTTGGTTAGAACAACTATGCAGTGAAGCCTTTCAAAAAGCCTATCCAGAACTGGGCAAGATTCAGCCAGAGGTCACTCTGGCTACCAAGGAAGCCTTTGGACACTTCCAGTGCAACGAAGCGATGAAACTGGCCAAATTTCTCAAGTGCGCGCCCGTAACTATAGCTAATAAAGTTTTGTCTCATTTGCCAAAAGAGTATTTTTCAACCATCGAAGTGGCTGGGGCAGGATTCATTAATTTCACACTTTCCCAAGCATTCTTAGAAGAAAGTCTATTACACCTACCATCTCTACTGACTCCTGGGTCCTTAGTGGAAAAATTCCAACGAGTAATTGTAGACTACTCCTCTCCAAACACAGCCAAAGACATGCATGTAGGACACTTAAGATCTACAATTATCGGAGATTGTCTGGCTAAGGTTTACGCATTCTTAGGACATGAAGTTATCAAGCTCAACCACATCGGAGATTGGGGGACAGCTTTTGGGATGTTAATCGCTTACATTCAAGAAAACAATCTCCAAGACCAAGGTGATATAGAGAACCTTACCTTGTTATATCAAAAAAGTCGGGCGCGCTTTGATGAAGATGAAGACTTTAAATCACAGTCCAGAAAAAACGTAGTTCTTCTCCAGGCGGGAGATCCAAAAATCATAAAGATTTGGGAAAATATTTGTGAAGCATCCAGGAGAGCTTTTAATAAAATTTACTCTCTCCTTGATGTATCCATAGAGGAGCGTGGAGAATCTTTCTATAACCCTTTTCTTGCTGACGTCGTCTCCGATCTTGAAAATAAAGGACTTGTAACCATATCTGACGGAGCAAAATGCGTTTTTCATGATAATTTCCCCATCCCTCTTATGATCCAAAAAAGCGATGGTGGATACAGCTATGACACTACGGATATTGCTGCCATGCGTTATCGGGTAGAATGCGATCGAGCGGATAAAATCATTATTGTCACAGATGCGGGGCAATCCTTACACTTTAAACTAGTTGCTGCTACTGCACTAGCAGCTAACTATCTGTCTTCGGAGAAAATTTTCACTCATGTTGGTTTTGGTCTAGTACTAGATTCTCAAGGAAAAAAGTTTAAGACTCGATCAGGAGAAAGTATCAAACTAGCAGACCTTCTGTTGACTGCTGTAAATAAAGCTATGGCAATTTTACTAGAAAGAAATCCCCAAATATCTCCAGAGGAAGCGCAGAAAAAAGCTCAGATCCTCGGCATTAACGCAGTTAAATACGCAGACCTTTCCTGCCACCGAATCAGTGACTATGTATTCTCTTTTGATAAAATGCTAAGATTCGAAGGAAATACAGCCACATTTATTCTCTATGCCTACGTTCGTATTCAAGGAATTAAAAGGCGATTACAACTGGATAAGCTTTCCAGTAAAGGACGACTTATTCTTAAGGCCTCAGCGGAGCAGGCCCTGGCTTTTAAACTCTTGTGCTTCCCCGATGTACTACTTAAAGTTGCAGAAGAACTCTTCCCTCATCTGTTAACAGACTACCTGTATGATTTAGCCGAAAAGTTCAACATCTTTTTCCGAGACTGCCACATAGAAGGCTCTGAATACCAAGAGTCTAGACTACACCTATGCCTATTGACAGAACAAATTCTATCGGTGGGAATGTCCCTATTAGGACTTCGGACGTTAGATACCCTCTAA
- a CDS encoding lysophospholipid acyltransferase family protein, protein MLYYIARPLFALIFFLFYRIQVYGKKNLSEKGAVVTPNHASYYDGIVVQLSIKGPVYHFVKASLFRSKISNFLMRSVHCLPIERKKNNLSSIKEAAAVVKNGKKLVIYPEGTRTPDGNLQSGQSGAGMLVISLGVPAIPVYVANTYAIFNRHMKIPRIFKKIPVIFGSPIHFDDIRNDPSLTHKEAYRKAIDRIMHKIALLKTWYENGCKGDIP, encoded by the coding sequence ATGCTTTACTACATTGCTCGTCCTCTATTCGCTTTGATATTTTTCCTTTTCTATCGCATCCAAGTTTACGGAAAAAAGAATTTATCCGAAAAAGGAGCAGTCGTTACCCCTAATCACGCCTCCTATTACGATGGCATAGTAGTCCAGTTGTCGATCAAAGGGCCCGTATATCATTTTGTTAAAGCTTCCCTTTTCCGATCGAAAATTTCTAACTTTCTTATGAGATCTGTTCACTGTCTTCCTATCGAAAGGAAAAAAAACAATCTATCCTCTATCAAGGAAGCTGCAGCAGTAGTCAAAAATGGGAAAAAATTAGTTATTTACCCAGAAGGAACTAGAACACCAGATGGGAACTTGCAATCGGGACAATCGGGAGCAGGAATGCTAGTCATATCTTTAGGGGTACCTGCTATTCCTGTTTATGTGGCTAATACCTACGCTATCTTTAATCGCCATATGAAAATACCTAGGATTTTTAAAAAAATCCCTGTCATCTTCGGCTCCCCTATTCACTTCGATGATATTCGCAATGACCCTTCTCTGACACATAAAGAAGCCTATCGAAAAGCTATCGATAGGATCATGCATAAAATTGCACTTTTAAAAACGTGGTACGAAAACGGCTGTAAAGGAGATATTCCCTAA